From the genome of Gemmatimonadaceae bacterium:
GCGCATTCGGCGGCATTCCGCTCGCGCTCACGCCGGCGATCATGGGCTTCAACCCGGTGCTCGGAGCCATCTGGGGAAAGGCTGCCTGGGTCTGGATGGCGCTCTACTTGGCCTTCGGCGACGGGCTGCACGGCGGACAGAGCTTTGCCAAGCAATGGCTCGGCATGCGCGTCGTCGATGCAGACACCGGCGCGCCGTGCGGCTGGGGCGATTCGTTCATCCGCAACGTCTTCTCGATCCTCGGCCCGATCGACGCGCTGTTCATCTTCGGCGAAGAGCATCAGCGTTTGGGCGACAAGGCCGCGGGAACGGTCGTGATCGTGGCAGATTAGCGGTTCCCCGGCCCCCCGGGCCCGCGGCTCAGCGGCCATTGCCTCAACACTTGATGTAGTGACCGGATCGTTGTATCGTGCCGAGCATGACGACCCGCGAACTCGACCTACTGCAGGGCACGCTCGACGTGCTCGTGCTGCGCGCGCTG
Proteins encoded in this window:
- a CDS encoding RDD family protein, translating into MSTAMPVRLQLATRWQRFVGQMIDSAFGGIPLALTPAIMGFNPVLGAIWGKAAWVWMALYLAFGDGLHGGQSFAKQWLGMRVVDADTGAPCGWGDSFIRNVFSILGPIDALFIFGEEHQRLGDKAAGTVVIVAD